A single region of the Gopherus evgoodei ecotype Sinaloan lineage chromosome 3, rGopEvg1_v1.p, whole genome shotgun sequence genome encodes:
- the CDC42EP3 gene encoding cdc42 effector protein 3 gives MPAKTPIYLKAANTKKGKKFKLRDILSPDMISPPLGDFRHTIHIGKEGQHDVFGDISFLQGNYELLPGNEGTPRVGQFGGHNEFLRANSTCDSMFTETPSPVLKNAISLPAIGGSQALVLPLLSPVTFNSKRDSFGPSKNPRLSCEPVMEEKLQEKSKQLENGEMYKDDILWEPNGSGSHYTNGRESHSSSLSEQCTDWQTVDLLDDSHLSCELTKAETKSEESLSDLAGSLLSLQLDLGPSLLDEVLNVMDKNKS, from the coding sequence ATGCCAGCTAAGACACCCATCTACCTGAAAGCTGCCAATActaagaaagggaagaaattcAAATTAAGGGATATTTTGTCTCCTGATATGATCAGTCCACCACTCGGAGACTTTCGCCACACCATACACATTGGGAAAGAGGGACAACATGATGTTTTTGGAGACATCTCATTTCTGCAAGGAAATTATGAGCTGTTACCTGGGAACGAGGGAACACCAAGAGTTGGTCAGTTTGGTGGACATAATGAGTTCTTAAGGGCAAACAGCACCTGTGACTCCATGTTTacagaaactccttcacccgtgcTGAAAAATGCCATCTCGCTTCCTGCCATTGGTGGTTCTCAAGCCCTTGTGTTGCCCTTATTGTCACCAGTGACATTTAATTCGAAGCGGGATTCCTTTGGGCCATCAAAGAATCCAAGGCTTAGTTGTGAGCCAGTAATGGAAGAAAAATTGCAGGAGAAAAGCAAACAGTTGGAGAATGGGGAAATGTACAAAGATGACATTCTATGGGAGCCAAATGGTTCTGGATCGCATTATACTAATGGCAGAGAGAGTCATTCATCCAGCCTttctgaacagtgcactgattgGCAAACAGTTGACTTACTTGATGACAGTCATCTCTCATGTGAACTAACCAAGGCAGAGACTAAGTCAGAAGAATCCTTGTCAGATCTTGCAGGCTCGCTTCTTTCATTGCAGCTTGACCTGGGACCCTCACTTCTGGATGAAGTCCTCAATGTAATGGACAAAAATAAATCCTAG